Proteins encoded by one window of Bactrocera oleae isolate idBacOlea1 chromosome 4, idBacOlea1, whole genome shotgun sequence:
- the LOC106615360 gene encoding uncharacterized protein: protein MPLVKVIGAQPTIAAAAAVAIEAAAYNRQQPDDIPAEALRKYKLPVVKVEEEEEIQFFGKIPLWQDDTPEGVLAMRKIHTDFIVEVHLHALGYLVVSITQWILIYKIDAIADYVRAHYCISLLPFVLSFTMLIALVFFYDDITKGRHMAVFYCYTVIMLELSSVPVAMPLSSYNLTQLMSSGFISTVVIVAGILIAHSKKDFYVYKPAFIFAWTCRCFLVASMGITIGISLQSPYFDVVMTLTMTFFMSLYILMCAKAISSAEFIWMDTYGPHMYGSLFYINYMTLFSMSILLFVELDAAMKV, encoded by the exons ATGCCGTTGGTAAAAGTAATCGGCGCACAGCCAACCATCGCGGCGGCGGCTGCAGTAGCGATCGAAGCCGCCGCTTATAATAGACAGCAACCGGATGATATTCCGGCTGAAGCGCTAAGGAAATACAAATTACCAGTGGTGAAagttgaagaagaagaagaaattcaGTTTTTTGGTAAAATTCCACTGTGGCAGGACGACACGCCGGAGGGTGTACTCGCCATGCGTAAAATACACACTGACTTCATAGTTGAGGTGCATTTGCACGCGCTTGGCTACTTGGTTGTGAGCATTACTCAGTGgatattgatatataaaat CGACGCAATTGCCGATTATGTGAGAGCGCACTACTGCATTTCATTGCTGCCGTTTGTCTTGAGTTTCACAATGCTGATCGCCTTGGTATTCTTTTATGATGACATAACGAAGGGGCGACATATGGcggtattttattgttatacagTAATAATG CTTGAGTTGTCCAGCGTCCCAGTAGCAATGCCATTGTCCTCATACAATTTGACTCAATTGATGAGTTCGGGTTTCATATCAACAGTTGTCATAGTAGCAGGCATCTTAATCGCGCATTCAAAAAAA gatttttatgtatataagccGGCATTTATATTCGCTTGGACATGTCGTTGTTTTTTAGTCGCCTCAATGGGTATTACAATTGGAATATCACTGCAAAGTCCTTACTTCGATGTGGTTATGACATTAACAATGACATTTTTCATGTCACTT tACATCTTGATGTGTGCGAAAGCTATAAGCAGTGCCGAGTTTATTTGGATGGACACATATGGTCCGCATATGTATGGATCGTTGTTCTATATAAATTACATGACGCTCTTCTCGATGAGCATATTACTCTTTGTGGAACTGGATGCAGCAATGAAAGTATAA
- the Syb gene encoding synaptobrevin isoform X2, with protein MENPNEFPAPSGSTDPSNNNQAQKRLQQTQAKVDEVVGIMRVNVEKVLERDQKLSELGERADALEAGASQFEQQAGKLKRKQWWANMKMMIIMGVIGVVLLIIIIVSFLPSGGSSNESHNQIQNTPGN; from the exons atggagaACCCAAATGAATTTCCTGCACCATCTGGATCAACTGA TCCCAGCAACAATAATCAAGCGCAGAAGCGACTGCAACAAACCCAAGCCAAGGTCGATGAAGTGGTCGGTATTATGCGTGTGAATGTGGAAAAAGTTCTGGAGCGCGATCAGAAACTATCGGAATTGGGCGAACGTGCTGATGCGCTGGAAGCCGGTGCCTCACAATTCGAACAGCAAGCTGGCAAATTGAAACGCAAACAATGGTGGGCTAACATGAAAATGATGATCATTATGGGTGTTATCGGTGTGGTTCTCTTAATTATCATAATCG TATCCTTCCTGCCATCCGGTGGTAGCAGCAATGAATCACATAACCAAATTCAAAACACGCCAGGAAATTAA
- the Syb gene encoding synaptobrevin isoform X1 produces MENPNEFPAPSGSTDFPVLPPPPNSASPSNNNQAQKRLQQTQAKVDEVVGIMRVNVEKVLERDQKLSELGERADALEAGASQFEQQAGKLKRKQWWANMKMMIIMGVIGVVLLIIIIVSFLPSGGSSNESHNQIQNTPGN; encoded by the exons atggagaACCCAAATGAATTTCCTGCACCATCTGGATCAACTGA TTTTCCTGTTTTACCCCCGCCTCCGAACTCTGCCAGTCCCAGCAACAATAATCAAGCGCAGAAGCGACTGCAACAAACCCAAGCCAAGGTCGATGAAGTGGTCGGTATTATGCGTGTGAATGTGGAAAAAGTTCTGGAGCGCGATCAGAAACTATCGGAATTGGGCGAACGTGCTGATGCGCTGGAAGCCGGTGCCTCACAATTCGAACAGCAAGCTGGCAAATTGAAACGCAAACAATGGTGGGCTAACATGAAAATGATGATCATTATGGGTGTTATCGGTGTGGTTCTCTTAATTATCATAATCG TATCCTTCCTGCCATCCGGTGGTAGCAGCAATGAATCACATAACCAAATTCAAAACACGCCAGGAAATTAA